The Funiculus sociatus GB2-C1 genomic interval AGAAATTGTAGGAGAACTCTTGAGGGTTGGGAGAGACGGAAACCAAGACGTTTTTTTTGCGGTCTTTGACGGCTTGAAATACCTGCTTTAGATAGGCGGTAATTTTGTTAGCCCGCCACTTGATCCAGGCTGGATCTTGAGCATTCGCAGGGGGAGATTTGCCGCCGTTTTCTTTTTTGTAAAGTTCGACAGTAAAGGGATCATATCCAAACTCAGCAGGAAAGCCGAAATGGTCGTCAAATTGAATGCCGTCAACGTCGTATTTGGTAACAATTTCAACAACTAAATCTTGGATAAATTGCTGCACTTCTGGGCGAAAAGGATTCAACCAAACTCGATTGTGCTGTCCTTCTTTCCAAATTTGGGAACCGTCGCGGCGTTTGAGAATCCAATCTGGGTGGCGTTTGACAAGTTCGGAGTCAGCAGGCGCCATGAAGCCAAATTCAAACCAGGGAATGACTGCCATGCCTTTTTGATGTCCTTGGTCTACAATTTCTTTGAGGATGTCTCGCCCTTGGAGTCGGGGTTCTGGATCGAGCGATCGCCCAATCTCTTTTTGCGCCACTGTACTCGGATAAAGTGTATAACCCCAGTTCCAAACTGTAGGATACAGGGTGTTAAAGTTCAACTCGTCGAGGCGTTGGATAGCGTTGGCGAGTCGCGTTTTTTCAAATAGCACATCGCTGTCTATATTAGTCAGCCACACGCCCCGGATCTCTTTTGACAGCGCTATTGGGGGTGTTCCAACTTTGGCAATGTATTGAGAAGGCACTAATCCAGCCGTTCCCGCCGCCTGACACAAGAAAGCTGCCACATCTGCACGGGTAGCTGGTTGGTTGGAATTAAGCCGCTTGACATCTGGGTAGTTGACAACGAGTTGTTTTTCTGTAGCAGCTGCGATCGCGCTTTTTGCATAATCAGGAATGGTTGCAGCATCGCTAAATGCCCCATTCAATGTGTTAGCCACAGGTGAGGAGGGCGAATATTTCAAGCCAGAGGAGAGAGAAACTAAAGCTTGCGATCGCGGGATTTTTTCACTCGGCTTGAACGCCCCACCAGGATAACCGGAGAGAAACCCAGTTTTATAAGCTTTGGCGATCGCATCTTTAGCCCAATAGTTCGCGGGAACATCAGCAAATGGCACCGCATTTCTAACATCAGCTGTATTGGGGAAAGCCTTGCCAACCATCGCCGCAAACTCAGCCCTTGTCACAGGCGCACTCGGCTTAAAGCTGCCATCCGGGTATCCACTGATAATCTGCTTTTGTGCCAGCTGTTCTATACACGGTTGCGTCCATCCTTGCACATCAGAAAATTTCGCCTGTGCAAATGCGGGATGTATCATTAGCACCACACTAAAGCTAAAGGCAACCAGGAAGATTAACCAAGCCTGATGACCAAAAGCGCGGCTAAACAAAACCAACCCGTCTGC includes:
- a CDS encoding glycoside hydrolase family 10 protein, with protein sequence MKSRFTSLADGLVLFSRAFGHQAWLIFLVAFSFSVVLMIHPAFAQAKFSDVQGWTQPCIEQLAQKQIISGYPDGSFKPSAPVTRAEFAAMVGKAFPNTADVRNAVPFADVPANYWAKDAIAKAYKTGFLSGYPGGAFKPSEKIPRSQALVSLSSGLKYSPSSPVANTLNGAFSDAATIPDYAKSAIAAATEKQLVVNYPDVKRLNSNQPATRADVAAFLCQAAGTAGLVPSQYIAKVGTPPIALSKEIRGVWLTNIDSDVLFEKTRLANAIQRLDELNFNTLYPTVWNWGYTLYPSTVAQKEIGRSLDPEPRLQGRDILKEIVDQGHQKGMAVIPWFEFGFMAPADSELVKRHPDWILKRRDGSQIWKEGQHNRVWLNPFRPEVQQFIQDLVVEIVTKYDVDGIQFDDHFGFPAEFGYDPFTVELYKKENGGKSPPANAQDPAWIKWRANKITAYLKQVFQAVKDRKKNVLVSVSPNPQEFSYNFFLADWQTWERQGLIEELIIQVYRDDLGRFLEELERPEVKAAKRHIPVGIGILSGVKPRPIGLAQVQNQVAAVRQRGFAGMSFFFYETLWNNAPEKPEIRQNALKAIFPTDLERPNIVAGGKP